One segment of Mycolicibacterium sp. YH-1 DNA contains the following:
- a CDS encoding 2Fe-2S iron-sulfur cluster-binding protein — protein sequence MSADPAPSDVDADEVTIVLDRKTVSVKMVEGETLLESARRAGMGPPFSCEAGNCGTCMAKITEGSATMRVNDALDDDEVADGYVLTCQAVPDTSCVKFSYDE from the coding sequence ATGAGCGCAGACCCCGCGCCGTCCGATGTGGACGCCGACGAGGTGACGATCGTCCTCGACCGCAAGACTGTCTCCGTCAAGATGGTCGAGGGCGAGACACTCCTCGAGTCCGCGAGGCGTGCCGGCATGGGCCCACCGTTCTCCTGCGAGGCGGGCAACTGCGGCACATGCATGGCCAAGATCACCGAGGGCAGCGCGACGATGCGGGTGAATGACGCCCTCGACGATGACGAGGTCGCCGACGGCTATGTGCTGACATGCCAAGCCGTGCCGGACACCTCGTGCGTCAAGTTCAGCTACGACGAGTGA
- a CDS encoding class I adenylate-forming enzyme family protein, whose protein sequence is MSISLLLEMALEAAMTSNPDRTAVVSGELRLTVDELSAMADGGAGVIAASGAEHVAYVGAGGAMLPLLLFSSARAAVPLTPLNYRLSADGLRALIDRLPNALVVVDDEYREAVGDAGVQVLSSADFLAAARTAEPAAEFADPDSVAVVLFTSGTTSAPKAVELTHNNLTSYVMGTVEFDSAADGDAALICVPPYHIAGVGAALSNPYAGRKMVYLTAFDAAQWVRLVDGEGVTAATVVPTMLDRIVKVLETERATLPSLRTLAYGGSKVALPLVRKALSLLPDVGFVNAYGLTETSSTIAVLTPDDHRAALGSPDEAAARRLGSVGQPVPSIEVQIRAEDGTVLGAGETGELFVRGEQVSGRYTGIGSVLDEQGWFPTRDVAYLDDEGYLFIGGRSDDTIIRGGENIAPAEIEDVLVEHPHVHDCAVVGVEDPEWGQIIVAVVVPASDSTPDTEDLRSFVRGQLRGSRTPDRVVFRTELPTNATGKVLRRELVAELNAEQSISKESA, encoded by the coding sequence ATGAGCATCTCGTTGTTGCTGGAAATGGCCCTAGAAGCGGCCATGACGTCCAATCCGGACCGCACCGCCGTGGTGTCCGGTGAGTTACGGCTGACCGTCGATGAGTTGAGCGCGATGGCCGATGGCGGCGCGGGCGTCATCGCCGCCTCGGGCGCTGAGCACGTCGCCTACGTCGGTGCCGGTGGTGCGATGCTGCCACTGCTGCTGTTCTCCTCGGCGCGGGCGGCCGTGCCGCTCACCCCACTGAACTACCGGTTGTCCGCTGACGGGTTGCGCGCACTTATCGACCGGCTGCCCAATGCGTTGGTCGTCGTCGACGACGAGTACCGCGAAGCGGTGGGCGACGCTGGTGTGCAGGTTCTCTCCTCGGCCGACTTCCTCGCCGCGGCGCGCACCGCGGAGCCCGCCGCCGAGTTCGCCGATCCCGACTCGGTCGCTGTCGTGCTGTTCACCTCCGGCACCACCTCGGCGCCCAAGGCCGTCGAGCTGACCCACAACAATCTCACCAGCTACGTGATGGGCACCGTCGAGTTCGACTCCGCCGCCGACGGCGACGCCGCGCTGATCTGCGTCCCGCCGTACCACATCGCGGGCGTCGGAGCGGCACTGTCAAACCCCTACGCCGGCCGAAAGATGGTGTACCTGACCGCCTTCGACGCGGCCCAGTGGGTGCGGCTGGTCGACGGCGAGGGCGTCACGGCGGCGACCGTCGTCCCGACAATGCTCGACCGCATCGTCAAGGTCCTCGAGACCGAACGCGCGACCCTGCCGTCGCTGCGCACGCTCGCCTACGGCGGCTCCAAAGTTGCACTGCCCCTTGTGCGCAAGGCGTTGTCGCTGCTGCCCGACGTCGGATTCGTCAACGCATACGGTCTGACCGAGACCAGTTCCACGATCGCGGTGCTCACCCCCGACGATCACCGCGCCGCGCTGGGCTCGCCCGACGAGGCCGCTGCTCGTCGGCTTGGATCGGTGGGCCAACCGGTGCCGAGCATCGAGGTGCAGATCCGCGCCGAGGACGGCACGGTACTCGGCGCAGGCGAGACCGGCGAGCTCTTCGTCCGTGGCGAGCAGGTCTCGGGCCGTTACACCGGCATCGGCTCGGTGCTCGACGAGCAGGGCTGGTTCCCCACCCGCGATGTCGCCTACCTCGACGACGAGGGCTACCTGTTCATCGGCGGCCGCTCCGACGACACCATCATCCGCGGCGGGGAGAACATCGCACCCGCCGAGATCGAGGACGTCCTCGTCGAGCATCCGCACGTGCACGACTGCGCCGTGGTGGGCGTCGAGGACCCGGAGTGGGGCCAAATCATCGTCGCCGTCGTGGTTCCCGCTTCCGACAGCACGCCCGACACCGAGGATCTACGGTCCTTCGTCCGCGGCCAGCTCCGCGGATCGCGCACTCCCGACCGAGTCGTGTTCCGCACCGAACTGCCCACCAACGCGACCGGCAAGGTACTGCGCCGCGAACTTGTCGCCGAACTCAACGCCGAACAGAGCATCTCGAAGGAGTCAGCATGA
- a CDS encoding LLM class F420-dependent oxidoreductase, producing MRLGVMIGAERGDMARKVKKLIADIEWADSAGLDTAWMPQVPDDFDLLTMVALMAGHSTRIELGTAVVPLQAQHPIALARQALSVHAMSGGRLALGVGPSHHWIIRDMLGLPYDKPAAYTRDYLQVLNAATAGPGPVDVENDNFTVHNPTALGAETPMPVLVAALGPVMLQIAGEHADGTSLWMADEKAIGEHIAPKINKAAAEAGKPAPRIVAGIPVTLCANSEIDAAKDRANRILAEAETSPNYQKLLDRGEARNVGDLCAAGDEESILARFKSFADAGVTDLSVRLLPIGDTRDELIASKYRTREVIAELAKAVR from the coding sequence ATGAGACTGGGTGTGATGATCGGGGCCGAGCGCGGCGATATGGCCCGCAAGGTCAAGAAACTCATCGCCGATATCGAGTGGGCCGATTCGGCGGGCCTGGACACCGCGTGGATGCCACAGGTGCCCGACGACTTCGACCTGCTGACCATGGTGGCGCTGATGGCGGGGCACAGCACTCGGATCGAGCTCGGTACCGCCGTGGTGCCGCTGCAGGCACAGCACCCGATCGCGTTGGCGCGCCAGGCATTGTCGGTGCACGCTATGTCGGGAGGCCGCCTGGCCCTCGGCGTCGGCCCCTCGCATCACTGGATCATTCGCGACATGCTCGGCCTGCCCTATGATAAGCCAGCCGCCTACACCCGCGACTACCTGCAGGTGCTCAACGCCGCGACCGCGGGGCCCGGCCCCGTGGATGTCGAGAACGACAACTTCACGGTGCACAACCCGACAGCTCTCGGCGCCGAGACGCCGATGCCGGTGCTGGTGGCCGCGCTGGGCCCGGTGATGCTGCAGATCGCCGGCGAGCACGCCGACGGGACGTCGCTGTGGATGGCGGACGAGAAGGCCATCGGCGAGCACATCGCGCCGAAGATCAACAAGGCCGCTGCGGAGGCGGGTAAGCCCGCGCCACGCATTGTCGCCGGTATCCCGGTCACGCTGTGCGCCAACTCCGAGATCGACGCCGCCAAGGACCGGGCCAACCGGATTCTGGCCGAGGCCGAGACATCGCCCAACTACCAGAAGCTGCTCGACCGGGGCGAGGCTCGCAACGTCGGCGACCTGTGCGCCGCGGGGGATGAGGAGTCGATCCTGGCGCGCTTCAAGTCGTTCGCCGACGCCGGTGTGACGGACCTGTCCGTGCGCCTGTTGCCCATCGGCGACACCCGAGACGAACTCATCGCGTCGAAGTACCGCACGCGTGAGGTGATCGCGGAGTTGGCCAAGGCGGTCAGGTGA
- a CDS encoding class I adenylate-forming enzyme family protein: MTEPVLLAFEDREYTRSELDALVSGMATLLEERGVRSGDRVALMSSNRPEFVVALQAIWSLGAAVVLLSTAWRRAEVDHALALTTPSHAIGDNPMLAEAMPMLDLDAPITPSPRRFAPPSLDADALFVFSSGTTGMPKAVRHTHRAFATAVAHWRSALGLSADDRMQIMTPPSHILGLLNIATAFEAGAWLRLHRRFDVDAMLRHIQTDRITIEMAVAPIALALAAHPSLESYDLSSLRYVMWCATPVTKSVAEEVTARVGINWVTAYGASELPVIACNSLVDGRLDTVGRAVPGVTIRVVSLETGEPVPVDETGEIQVRSASVMAGYLPDDATADAFAGPVGDGWYRTGDVGHLDADGWLRITDRSKEMIKVRGFQVAPAEIEAVLHGHPAVADCAVFGIPDAANGEAVVAAVSRCQVVESDELTALVADRLASYKRPSRVVFVEEIPRLPSGKVLRRVLKERLWTSD; this comes from the coding sequence GTGACTGAGCCGGTCCTCCTTGCGTTCGAGGACCGGGAGTACACCCGATCCGAGCTTGATGCGCTGGTCAGCGGCATGGCGACGCTCCTCGAGGAACGTGGTGTGCGTTCCGGTGATCGGGTGGCGCTGATGTCGTCGAACCGACCCGAGTTCGTCGTCGCCCTGCAGGCCATCTGGAGTCTCGGGGCCGCCGTCGTGCTGCTCAGCACCGCGTGGAGGCGCGCCGAAGTTGACCACGCGCTGGCGCTCACGACACCGTCGCACGCAATCGGAGACAACCCGATGCTGGCCGAGGCAATGCCGATGCTCGACCTCGACGCGCCCATCACCCCGAGCCCCCGTCGGTTCGCGCCGCCGAGTCTCGACGCCGACGCGCTGTTCGTCTTCAGCTCCGGCACCACCGGCATGCCCAAGGCCGTCCGGCACACGCATCGGGCGTTCGCGACGGCCGTCGCCCACTGGCGCTCAGCCCTTGGGCTCTCGGCAGACGACCGGATGCAGATCATGACGCCGCCGTCGCACATCCTCGGTCTGCTCAACATCGCGACAGCGTTCGAGGCCGGCGCATGGCTGCGGCTGCATCGCCGATTCGACGTCGATGCGATGCTGCGCCACATCCAGACCGACCGCATCACGATCGAGATGGCCGTCGCGCCCATCGCGCTGGCGCTCGCCGCGCACCCGAGTCTGGAGAGCTACGACCTGTCGTCGCTGCGGTATGTCATGTGGTGCGCGACGCCGGTGACCAAGAGCGTGGCCGAGGAGGTCACCGCCCGCGTCGGCATCAACTGGGTGACTGCCTACGGCGCAAGCGAACTGCCGGTCATCGCCTGCAACTCCCTGGTGGACGGGCGGCTGGACACCGTCGGCCGCGCGGTGCCGGGTGTGACGATCCGAGTGGTGTCCCTGGAGACCGGCGAGCCGGTTCCCGTGGACGAGACCGGTGAGATCCAGGTGCGTTCCGCGTCGGTGATGGCGGGCTACCTGCCCGACGACGCGACGGCCGACGCCTTCGCCGGCCCGGTCGGTGACGGGTGGTACCGCACCGGTGACGTCGGCCATCTGGACGCCGACGGATGGTTGCGGATCACCGACAGGTCCAAGGAGATGATCAAGGTGCGGGGCTTTCAGGTGGCGCCCGCCGAGATCGAGGCCGTCCTGCACGGACATCCGGCGGTCGCCGACTGCGCCGTGTTCGGGATCCCCGACGCCGCCAACGGCGAGGCCGTCGTCGCCGCCGTATCACGTTGCCAGGTAGTGGAATCTGATGAGCTGACCGCGCTGGTGGCCGACCGTCTGGCTTCCTACAAGCGACCCAGCCGGGTCGTGTTCGTCGAGGAGATTCCCCGACTTCCATCCGGAAAGGTATTGCGCCGAGTGCTCAAGGAGCGGCTGTGGACGTCCGACTGA
- a CDS encoding acyl-CoA dehydrogenase family protein encodes MDVRLTSEQRQLRDAAAKLADDLGPGSVADLDDDGRIARLEKNVAATGWRALRTDEASGVEVAIVAEEFARGLVDVAFLGPVLADDLSHRLGREVSPPASAPRSVDLTRSLVGVVESPDALAELSDEDAGRWYALALTATTADLVGAARGTLALATEYAKVREQYGAAIGSYQAVRHMLAEGQALIEGSISVLRHAAWAVDELPAVEAIEAARIAKIYSARAALTVCETSIQVHGGIGNTWDCLAHVYLRRVLSATELWPVKLEELTVGLS; translated from the coding sequence GTGGACGTCCGACTGACATCCGAACAACGACAACTACGCGATGCGGCCGCCAAACTGGCCGACGATCTGGGGCCGGGTTCGGTCGCTGATCTCGATGATGACGGCCGCATCGCCCGGCTCGAGAAGAACGTCGCGGCCACTGGCTGGCGCGCGCTGCGCACCGACGAGGCGTCCGGTGTCGAGGTGGCCATCGTCGCCGAGGAGTTCGCCCGCGGCCTGGTCGACGTGGCGTTCCTCGGGCCGGTCCTGGCCGACGACCTGAGCCACCGGCTGGGTCGCGAGGTGTCGCCGCCGGCATCCGCACCGAGGTCGGTCGACCTGACGAGAAGCCTTGTGGGCGTAGTCGAATCGCCCGACGCCCTCGCCGAACTGTCCGATGAGGATGCCGGCCGCTGGTACGCGCTGGCCCTCACGGCGACCACGGCGGACCTGGTGGGTGCCGCGCGCGGCACGCTGGCACTCGCGACCGAGTACGCCAAGGTGCGCGAGCAGTACGGTGCGGCGATCGGCTCGTACCAGGCCGTGCGGCACATGCTGGCCGAGGGGCAGGCACTCATCGAGGGCTCCATCAGCGTGCTACGCCACGCCGCATGGGCTGTCGACGAACTACCCGCCGTCGAGGCCATCGAGGCTGCCCGCATCGCCAAGATCTACAGCGCCCGGGCCGCGCTCACCGTGTGCGAGACGTCGATTCAGGTGCACGGCGGAATCGGCAACACCTGGGACTGCCTCGCGCACGTCTACCTGCGTCGAGTTCTGAGCGCCACCGAGTTGTGGCCAGTGAAGTTGGAGGAGTTGACCGTTGGACTTTCGTGA
- a CDS encoding TetR/AcrR family transcriptional regulator, whose protein sequence is MPTQRALRADARRNREKLLEAAQVEFQERGLGAPLEAIAARAGVSIGTLYNRFPTREDLIDAALPALLAQTLEDLTERALSADSAWDRFATFIFGLCDLQAGDHAFSDAMCTTRYASPAIEQICHASLELGSRLIAGAQADGSLRADVTVDDVFTALWLNACLADHGGPNAAAVARRQIALLLDGLRAAAATELPAGAVEAAAVAASLMQS, encoded by the coding sequence ATGCCTACACAACGCGCGTTGCGCGCTGATGCGCGCCGCAATCGCGAGAAGCTGCTCGAAGCCGCGCAGGTCGAGTTTCAGGAGCGCGGGCTCGGCGCTCCGCTGGAGGCGATCGCGGCGCGCGCCGGGGTCAGTATCGGCACGCTCTACAACCGATTCCCGACTCGCGAGGACCTCATCGACGCAGCGTTGCCTGCCCTGCTTGCGCAGACACTGGAGGACCTGACCGAGCGCGCGCTGTCAGCCGACTCGGCGTGGGATCGCTTCGCCACCTTCATTTTTGGATTGTGTGATCTGCAGGCCGGCGATCATGCCTTCAGCGATGCCATGTGCACCACGCGGTACGCGTCGCCGGCGATCGAGCAGATCTGCCACGCCAGTCTGGAACTCGGCTCACGGTTGATTGCCGGCGCTCAGGCCGACGGTTCGCTGCGTGCTGACGTCACCGTCGACGACGTGTTCACGGCGCTTTGGCTCAATGCCTGCCTGGCCGATCACGGCGGCCCGAATGCCGCTGCGGTCGCCCGCCGCCAGATTGCCCTGCTGCTGGACGGTCTACGCGCCGCCGCGGCGACTGAACTGCCCGCCGGCGCGGTCGAGGCCGCGGCCGTTGCCGCGAGCCTGATGCAGTCCTAG
- a CDS encoding NAD(P)-dependent oxidoreductase: MKNERDSLADRTMVVSGGSRGIGLAIALGAAKRGANVVLLAKTSEPHPRLPGTVHTAVADVEAAGGKGLAVVGDVRREEDVQRAVDAAVAHFGGIDIVVNNASAISTEPTEHLSAKKFDLMMDINVRGTFLLTKTALPHLRASRDAHVITLAPPLNMNPHWLGAHPSYTVSKYGMTLLSLGWAAEYGSAEDGTAIGFSCLWPQTYIATSAVTNLAEGDDLVQRSRSTDIMADAAVDILTRPAAESNGQTYIDADVLTAAGVTDLSRYGGGDDPMWDIFVDKP; encoded by the coding sequence ATGAAAAACGAGCGAGATTCGCTTGCCGATCGGACGATGGTGGTGTCCGGCGGTAGTCGTGGCATCGGCCTGGCGATAGCCCTTGGCGCCGCCAAGCGCGGCGCCAACGTCGTCCTTCTGGCCAAGACCTCCGAACCCCACCCAAGGCTTCCAGGCACCGTGCACACCGCGGTCGCCGACGTCGAGGCGGCCGGGGGCAAGGGGCTTGCCGTCGTCGGTGACGTCCGCAGGGAGGAGGACGTGCAACGCGCGGTCGACGCGGCCGTCGCGCACTTCGGTGGCATCGACATCGTCGTGAACAACGCCAGCGCCATCTCGACCGAACCGACCGAGCACCTGTCGGCCAAGAAGTTCGACCTGATGATGGACATCAACGTGCGCGGCACGTTCCTGCTCACCAAGACAGCGCTGCCGCACCTGCGCGCGTCGAGAGACGCGCATGTGATCACGCTGGCGCCACCGCTGAACATGAACCCGCACTGGCTGGGCGCACACCCGTCCTACACCGTGTCCAAGTACGGCATGACCCTGCTGTCGCTGGGATGGGCCGCGGAGTACGGCTCCGCGGAAGACGGAACAGCCATCGGATTCAGCTGCCTGTGGCCGCAGACCTACATCGCGACATCAGCCGTGACCAACCTGGCCGAAGGCGATGACCTGGTGCAGAGGTCGCGTAGCACCGACATCATGGCCGACGCCGCGGTCGACATCCTGACCCGGCCCGCCGCCGAGTCCAATGGCCAGACCTACATCGACGCCGATGTCCTGACCGCGGCCGGGGTCACCGACCTGTCGCGCTACGGCGGTGGCGACGATCCGATGTGGGATATCTTCGTCGACAAACCATGA
- a CDS encoding acyl-CoA dehydrogenase family protein has translation MDFRDSPEEAAFRDRLRGWLKEQKGKFPTSGDEYWAKAGEWHVALYEAGFFGTSWPKAYGGQDLPPVYDVIVDEEIAKAGAPARPGLGYLVVGLSHHGSEELRQRFLPGMIKGTERWCQGFSEPGAGSDLASLTTTATRDGDDYVIHGHKVWTSYSDVADWCLVLARTDKDAPKHKGISAFIVSMHQPGIEQRPLQMISGVTKEFGQVLFDGARVSAENMVGEPGDGWKLAMTVVGHEREPSTLGFSARYGKLVRQLASRVDGAEGRVPDELSWAWVQTEMLRLHVRRRLSEQLDGITHGPNGSLDKLLMTWTEQAVGHAALATVGTTDEELFGAYLYSRAQSVMGGTSQIQKNIIAQRILGLGV, from the coding sequence TTGGACTTTCGTGACTCTCCGGAGGAGGCCGCGTTCCGGGACAGGTTGCGCGGCTGGCTGAAGGAACAGAAGGGCAAGTTCCCGACGTCCGGCGACGAGTACTGGGCCAAGGCGGGCGAGTGGCACGTGGCGCTGTACGAGGCCGGGTTCTTCGGCACGTCCTGGCCCAAGGCGTATGGCGGACAGGACCTGCCGCCGGTATACGACGTCATCGTCGACGAGGAGATCGCGAAGGCCGGCGCCCCTGCCCGGCCGGGCCTCGGCTACCTCGTCGTCGGCTTGAGCCACCACGGCAGTGAGGAACTGCGGCAACGGTTTCTGCCCGGCATGATCAAGGGCACCGAACGCTGGTGTCAGGGCTTCAGCGAACCCGGTGCGGGCTCGGACCTGGCGTCGCTGACGACCACCGCCACTCGCGACGGCGACGACTACGTGATTCACGGACACAAGGTCTGGACCAGCTACTCCGATGTCGCCGACTGGTGTCTGGTGCTGGCGCGCACCGACAAGGACGCGCCGAAGCACAAGGGCATCTCGGCATTCATCGTCTCCATGCATCAACCCGGAATCGAGCAGCGGCCGCTGCAGATGATCAGCGGTGTCACCAAGGAATTCGGTCAGGTTCTCTTCGATGGCGCCCGGGTGTCCGCCGAGAACATGGTGGGTGAGCCGGGCGATGGGTGGAAGCTGGCGATGACCGTCGTCGGCCACGAGCGCGAGCCGTCCACCCTGGGATTCTCGGCACGTTACGGAAAGCTGGTGCGTCAGTTGGCCTCCCGTGTGGACGGTGCCGAGGGGCGTGTGCCCGACGAGCTGTCCTGGGCGTGGGTTCAGACCGAGATGCTGCGCCTGCACGTGCGACGGCGACTGTCCGAACAGCTGGACGGCATCACACACGGGCCGAACGGTTCGTTGGACAAGCTCCTGATGACCTGGACCGAGCAGGCCGTGGGTCATGCGGCGCTGGCGACCGTCGGAACCACCGACGAGGAGTTGTTCGGCGCCTACCTCTACAGCCGGGCCCAGAGCGTGATGGGTGGCACATCGCAGATTCAGAAGAACATCATCGCGCAGCGAATTCTCGGATTGGGAGTGTGA
- a CDS encoding methylmalonyl-CoA mutase family protein: MSDVVQTPSGIPLEPTYGPGDRVGDPPAPGEYPFTRGNFASGYRGKTWTFRQYSGFGTAEESNRRYRYLLDQGGTGLSVALDLPTQCGYDSDDEEYGEEVGRVGVAVDTLADAEILFDGIPLDRISTSFTINGTAAILLALYVAAAEKSGVSRERLTGTIQNDILKEYASRGTWIWPPDPSLRLIADTIEFCAAEVPRFNAISVAGAHFRDAGANAVQEMAFTLADGVTYCDTVVERGRMSIDKFAPQISFFFYTHGDFFEEIAKYRAGRRRWATIVRERYGSTSDKASMFRFGCVSGGASLYAPQAQNNLVRVAYEAMASVLGGVQSMFTAAWDEPFALPSEESATLALRTQQILALETGVTKVADPLGGSYFVEALTDATEAKIIEIMDDLEKHGGMVRCIEDGYLQGLIADEAFKIHQEIESGERPVVGVNRFVADEPPPDIDTYELDAEGRDLQLKRLGRVKADRDPVAVKDALAALARSAEGTDNLMHKLIDCANAYCTVGEMVSTLKAVWGEFQQPVVF; the protein is encoded by the coding sequence ATGAGTGACGTCGTTCAAACCCCGTCGGGCATCCCCCTGGAGCCCACGTACGGACCCGGTGACCGCGTGGGAGATCCCCCGGCACCCGGCGAGTACCCCTTCACCCGTGGCAACTTCGCGTCCGGCTATCGCGGTAAGACGTGGACATTTCGCCAGTATTCGGGATTCGGCACCGCTGAGGAGAGCAACCGCCGCTACCGGTACCTGCTGGACCAGGGGGGCACCGGGCTGTCGGTGGCCCTCGATCTGCCGACTCAGTGCGGATACGACTCCGATGACGAGGAGTACGGCGAGGAGGTGGGTCGAGTGGGTGTTGCGGTGGACACGCTGGCCGACGCCGAGATCCTGTTCGACGGCATCCCGCTGGACAGGATCAGCACCAGCTTCACGATCAACGGCACCGCCGCGATACTGCTGGCGCTCTACGTCGCCGCCGCCGAGAAGTCGGGCGTCTCGCGCGAGAGGCTCACCGGCACGATCCAGAACGACATCCTCAAGGAGTACGCCTCACGCGGTACCTGGATCTGGCCGCCCGACCCGTCGCTGCGCCTGATCGCCGACACTATCGAGTTCTGCGCCGCGGAGGTGCCGCGGTTCAACGCAATCTCGGTGGCGGGTGCGCACTTTCGCGATGCCGGCGCCAACGCCGTGCAGGAGATGGCGTTCACACTCGCCGACGGCGTCACCTACTGCGACACCGTCGTCGAGCGCGGCCGGATGTCCATCGACAAGTTCGCGCCGCAGATCTCGTTCTTCTTCTACACCCACGGTGACTTCTTCGAGGAGATCGCCAAATACCGGGCCGGACGTCGGCGGTGGGCCACCATCGTGCGCGAACGCTACGGCTCGACCAGCGACAAGGCGTCGATGTTTCGTTTCGGCTGCGTGTCCGGCGGGGCCTCCCTCTACGCGCCGCAGGCGCAGAACAACCTCGTCCGCGTCGCCTATGAGGCGATGGCCTCGGTACTCGGCGGCGTGCAGTCGATGTTCACCGCCGCCTGGGACGAGCCGTTCGCGCTGCCCAGCGAGGAGTCGGCGACGCTGGCTCTGCGCACCCAGCAGATCCTGGCCCTCGAGACCGGCGTCACCAAGGTCGCCGACCCGCTCGGCGGCTCCTACTTCGTCGAGGCGCTCACCGACGCGACAGAGGCCAAGATCATCGAGATTATGGACGATCTCGAGAAGCACGGCGGCATGGTTCGGTGCATCGAGGACGGCTATCTGCAGGGCTTGATCGCCGATGAGGCATTCAAGATTCACCAGGAGATCGAGTCGGGGGAGCGCCCGGTGGTGGGCGTCAACAGGTTCGTCGCAGATGAGCCGCCACCGGACATCGACACCTACGAACTCGACGCCGAGGGGCGCGATCTTCAACTCAAGCGGCTCGGGAGGGTCAAGGCCGACCGGGACCCGGTCGCGGTCAAGGACGCTCTGGCCGCACTGGCACGTTCAGCGGAGGGCACCGACAATCTCATGCACAAGCTCATCGACTGTGCCAACGCCTACTGCACGGTGGGCGAGATGGTCTCCACGCTCAAGGCAGTGTGGGGCGAGTTCCAGCAACCGGTGGTGTTCTGA
- a CDS encoding cobalamin B12-binding domain-containing protein: MATRVLVAKPGLDGHDKGAKIVARTLRDAGFEVIYTGIRQRIEDIVSIALQEDVALVGLSILSGAHVALTTRTVDALRAADAGDIAVVVGGTIPESDVQKLLDAGAAAVFPTGTPLDTLVRDVRALTESAGEAGA; the protein is encoded by the coding sequence ATGGCCACCAGAGTGCTTGTGGCCAAGCCCGGTCTGGACGGACACGACAAGGGCGCCAAAATCGTCGCGCGCACGCTGCGTGATGCGGGATTCGAGGTCATCTATACCGGAATCAGGCAGCGCATCGAGGACATCGTGTCCATCGCGCTGCAGGAGGACGTTGCGCTGGTGGGGCTTTCGATCCTGTCGGGTGCGCACGTCGCACTGACCACCCGGACAGTCGACGCGCTGCGCGCCGCCGACGCGGGAGACATCGCCGTCGTCGTTGGTGGCACCATCCCCGAGTCCGACGTGCAGAAGCTGCTCGATGCCGGTGCCGCTGCGGTGTTCCCGACCGGCACCCCGCTCGACACGCTCGTCCGCGACGTGCGGGCCTTGACCGAGTCAGCGGGGGAGGCGGGCGCATGA
- a CDS encoding CaiB/BaiF CoA-transferase family protein: protein MLAGPYATMMLADLGAEVIKIEPPGGEISRQVSDSYFASLNRNKRSVCLDLTSDEGRRRLGELVAKSHALLVNMKPSVIRKLGLTYDALSQFNPRIVCVALTGYGLEGGDDPAFDYVVQAATGVAAMTGDPDGPPTLPGYSSADNSTGLTAALGLLAQVVSGRGGQIDVSLRDVMLSQLNYRAAAYLNDGAAPQRHPFGAHSYYVPAQLFPTSDGYLALFITHDGFWRSFAGEAGIDGFEKMAERAARRDEVLDLVTATLAKDTARNWEARLRPLGIPAAAVRSLPEALEATPDVIVTAGDKRLVRGSIRVVGHEAEYRPAPALDEYSAQPDSAQPHSS from the coding sequence ATGCTCGCAGGCCCCTACGCCACGATGATGTTGGCTGACCTCGGCGCCGAGGTGATCAAGATCGAGCCACCCGGTGGCGAGATATCCCGTCAGGTGAGCGACAGCTACTTCGCCAGCCTCAATCGCAACAAGCGCAGCGTGTGCCTCGACCTCACCTCCGATGAGGGTCGACGCAGGCTCGGCGAGTTGGTCGCGAAATCCCATGCGCTGCTGGTGAACATGAAACCGTCGGTGATCCGCAAGCTCGGCCTCACCTATGACGCGCTATCACAGTTCAACCCGAGGATCGTCTGTGTGGCGCTGACCGGGTACGGCCTCGAGGGTGGCGACGACCCGGCATTCGACTACGTGGTGCAGGCCGCCACCGGAGTCGCGGCGATGACCGGTGACCCCGACGGGCCGCCGACGCTTCCCGGGTATTCGTCGGCGGACAACTCGACGGGACTGACCGCTGCGCTGGGACTGCTCGCACAGGTCGTCTCGGGCCGCGGCGGGCAGATCGACGTGTCGTTGCGCGATGTGATGCTCTCGCAATTGAACTACCGCGCGGCGGCCTATCTGAACGACGGCGCGGCACCACAGCGCCACCCGTTCGGCGCACACTCGTACTACGTTCCAGCGCAACTGTTTCCGACCTCGGACGGTTACCTCGCACTCTTCATCACCCACGACGGTTTCTGGCGTTCGTTCGCGGGGGAGGCGGGTATCGACGGCTTCGAGAAGATGGCTGAGCGCGCCGCGCGCCGCGACGAGGTGCTCGATCTGGTGACCGCGACACTGGCCAAGGACACCGCACGCAACTGGGAGGCGCGGCTACGCCCGCTCGGAATACCCGCCGCCGCGGTGCGCTCGCTGCCCGAGGCCCTCGAGGCGACGCCGGACGTGATCGTGACCGCGGGGGACAAGCGTCTGGTCCGCGGGTCGATCAGGGTCGTTGGCCACGAGGCCGAGTATCGCCCGGCGCCGGCGCTGGACGAGTACTCAGCTCAGCCTGACTCGGCTCAGCCTCACTCGTCGTAG